The sequence CGAAAAATGTATTGGTCGTAGAAGGAATTTTAGTTTTGACCAACAAAGAATTGCTGAAAGAATTTGATTTAAAAGTCTTTGTACACGCAGATTCAGACGAAAGATTGATCAGAAGGATAAGAAGAGATACACAGGAAAGAGGAAGAGATCTGAACGAAGTTTTGCACCGTTATCAGACGACTTTGAAGCCGATGCATCAGGAATTTATCGAACCATCAAAAAACGATGCAGATTTGATTATTCCAAACATGAAGCAAAATTCTGTGGCGATAGATTTTTTAACGACCGTTATTAAAAATTCACTGAGAAAACATTAGAAAATGGCTGAAAAAGAATTAATTAAAGAAATCCAACCCAAATCGGAAACACTGAAATTTCTTCAGCATTATGTTTTGAATAAATATGTC comes from Chryseobacterium sp. 3008163 and encodes:
- the udk gene encoding uridine kinase, with product MLVIGIAGGTGSGKTTVVDKIIQQLDIEGMNILSQDNYYHDNHNLTLTEREALNYDHPKSIDFELMLKHVKALKNNEAIEQPVYSFVTHSRTGDHVTVEPKNVLVVEGILVLTNKELLKEFDLKVFVHADSDERLIRRIRRDTQERGRDLNEVLHRYQTTLKPMHQEFIEPSKNDADLIIPNMKQNSVAIDFLTTVIKNSLRKH